In Lujinxingia litoralis, a single window of DNA contains:
- a CDS encoding type II secretion system F family protein, which yields MPVFVWEGTNRSGEARKGQMNASNAEEVEQRLRQQEINVSRVKKKATKSFSFKGGSRVPNDNLVIFTRQFATMIDAGLPLVQCLELLGSNEPHKGFQRIIGDIRKDIESGSTLSDAMAKHPGAFDNLYVSLVAAGEVAGILDAVMNRLAMQIEKSQKLRRRIKGAFTYPTIVIVIAIVIVIGMLYKIIPTFAAMFADMGGGAQLPAPTRFVMALSEFVQGNFLYIAGGMVAIGFTVSTLMNYKPTRAIIDDVALKVPVIGDLLQKSAVARFTRTLGTMVSSGVPIVDSLDIVAKTAGNMTIQKAIYYVRERISEGQNMVDPLMETGIFPKMVVQMIGVGEATGALDTMLNKIADFYEDEVDVAVESMTALIEPIMMVGLGGIVGGMLISMYLPIFEMAGNISA from the coding sequence ATGCCTGTCTTTGTCTGGGAAGGAACCAACCGCTCCGGCGAGGCCCGCAAGGGTCAGATGAACGCCAGCAACGCCGAAGAGGTGGAGCAGCGGCTTCGTCAGCAAGAGATCAATGTCTCCAGGGTAAAGAAGAAGGCCACCAAGAGCTTCAGCTTCAAAGGCGGCAGCCGCGTCCCCAATGACAACCTGGTGATCTTCACCCGGCAGTTCGCCACCATGATCGATGCCGGGCTTCCCCTGGTGCAATGCCTGGAACTCCTGGGCAGCAACGAGCCTCATAAGGGCTTCCAGCGCATCATCGGCGACATCCGCAAAGACATCGAATCCGGGTCCACCCTCTCCGATGCCATGGCCAAGCACCCGGGCGCCTTTGACAACCTCTACGTCAGCCTGGTCGCCGCCGGCGAGGTCGCCGGTATCCTTGATGCCGTCATGAACCGCCTGGCGATGCAGATTGAGAAGTCCCAGAAACTGCGCCGGCGCATTAAAGGGGCCTTCACCTACCCGACCATCGTCATCGTCATCGCGATCGTGATCGTCATCGGCATGCTCTACAAGATCATCCCGACCTTCGCCGCGATGTTCGCCGATATGGGCGGCGGTGCCCAACTTCCGGCGCCGACCCGTTTTGTGATGGCGCTCTCGGAGTTCGTCCAGGGCAACTTCCTCTACATCGCCGGCGGCATGGTCGCCATTGGCTTCACCGTCTCCACCCTGATGAATTACAAGCCCACCCGGGCCATCATCGACGATGTCGCGCTTAAAGTCCCCGTCATCGGCGACCTCCTCCAAAAATCTGCCGTGGCCCGCTTCACCCGCACCCTGGGCACCATGGTCTCCTCCGGCGTGCCCATCGTCGACAGCCTGGATATCGTGGCCAAGACCGCCGGCAACATGACCATCCAGAAGGCCATCTACTATGTGCGCGAGCGCATCAGCGAAGGCCAGAACATGGTCGACCCGCTGATGGAAACCGGCATCTTCCCCAAAATGGTCGTGCAGATGATCGGCGTCGGTGAAGCCACCGGCGCCCTCGATACCATGCTCAACAAGATCGCCGACTTCTACGAAGACGAGGTCGACGTGGCCGTTGAGAGCATGACCGCGCTGATTGAGCCCATCATGATGGTCGGCCTGGGCGGCATCGTCGGCGGGATGCTCATCTCCATGTACCTGCCGATCTTCGAAATGGCCGGTAATATCTCCGCCTGA
- a CDS encoding type IV pilus twitching motility protein PilT, whose translation MANLHQLLKIMVDKNASDLHITVGAPPQLRIDGSLVPLKTSRLSPTETRQLCYSVLTDKQKQAFETDNELDLSFGVKGLSRFRGNVFMQRGAVAGVFRKIPFEILSFKELGLPPVIGSFAEKPRGLVLVTGPTGSGKSTSLAALIDKINVEKRMHILTIEDPIEYLHPHKNCLVNQREVGADTGGFKSALRYVLRQDPDVVLIGELRDLETIEAALTISETGHLALGTLHTNGCVQTINRIIDVFPAHQQSQIRAQLSFVLEGIISQQLIPHASGRGRALATEVLVPTPAIRNLIREDKIHQIYSSMQVGQSRSFMQTMNQSLFLLIRDRQITVEDGLARSNDPEELRTMLEQGGGPGSSGKGSGPRNRSSSIRYT comes from the coding sequence ATGGCTAATCTGCATCAGCTGCTCAAGATCATGGTCGATAAAAACGCCAGCGATCTTCATATCACCGTGGGTGCTCCGCCCCAGCTGCGCATCGACGGTTCGCTGGTCCCATTAAAGACCTCCCGGCTCTCGCCAACCGAGACCCGTCAGCTCTGCTACAGCGTGCTCACCGACAAGCAGAAGCAGGCCTTTGAAACCGATAACGAGCTCGACCTCTCCTTTGGCGTCAAAGGCCTGAGCCGCTTTCGTGGAAACGTCTTCATGCAGCGCGGCGCGGTGGCCGGCGTCTTCCGCAAGATCCCCTTTGAGATCCTGAGCTTCAAAGAGCTGGGCCTTCCCCCGGTCATCGGCTCCTTTGCCGAAAAACCCCGCGGGCTGGTGCTGGTTACCGGACCCACCGGCAGCGGAAAGTCCACCTCGCTGGCCGCGCTTATCGACAAGATCAACGTCGAGAAGCGCATGCACATCCTCACGATCGAAGACCCGATCGAGTACCTCCACCCGCACAAAAACTGCCTGGTCAACCAGCGTGAAGTTGGCGCCGACACCGGCGGATTCAAGAGCGCTCTGCGCTACGTCCTGCGCCAGGACCCCGACGTGGTGCTCATCGGCGAGCTCCGCGACCTCGAAACGATCGAAGCCGCCCTCACCATCAGCGAGACCGGCCACCTGGCGCTGGGCACGCTGCACACCAACGGTTGCGTGCAGACCATCAACCGCATCATCGACGTCTTCCCGGCCCACCAGCAGTCCCAGATTCGCGCGCAGCTCTCCTTCGTGCTCGAAGGCATCATCAGCCAGCAGCTCATCCCCCATGCCTCCGGACGTGGACGCGCGCTGGCCACCGAGGTGCTCGTGCCCACCCCGGCCATCCGCAACCTGATCCGCGAAGACAAGATTCACCAGATCTACAGCTCCATGCAGGTCGGACAGTCGCGCAGCTTTATGCAGACGATGAATCAGTCTCTTTTCTTGCTTATCCGCGACCGGCAGATCACAGTGGAAGACGGCCTGGCCCGCTCCAACGATCCCGAAGAACTTCGCACCATGCTCGAGCAAGGCGGCGGCCCGGGAAGCTCCGGCAAGGGCTCCGGCCCCCGCAACCGAAGCTCGTCCATTCGATACACCTGA
- the pilB gene encoding type IV-A pilus assembly ATPase PilB, with product MSKERIGELLVRENLVSPSQLKQAQDRSRRDGSRLGYELTRLGFVEEGELTSFLSRHFGVPSVSLAEIEVPAPIIELIRKEVAVRHQCLPINRSGATLVVAMADPSNIYAIDDLKFMTGYNIEVVVASESAIEQAIYRYYGGDDSAGVDYDAILGELDLDDVDYVDEEDAADINDLARASEDAPVIRLVNHILVDAIKRGASDIHIEPYEKEFRVRFRVDGVLQEVMRPPLKLKNAITSRLKIMSNLDIAERRLPQDGRIKLKMGRNKEMDFRVSVLPTLFGEKVVLRLLDQSNLQLDMTKLGFDPGALKTFLDAIHRPYGMCLVTGPTGSGKTTTLYSALSDLNKTSENISTAEDPVEFNLAGINQCQMHESIGLNFAAALRSFLRQDPDIIMVGEIRDFETAEIAIKAALTGHMVLSTLHTNDAPSTISRLLNMGIEPFLVTASLNVVVAQRLARRICPDCKEVYNVPRETLIEMEVPEEWLDRPVYHGKGCSACGDTGYRGRVALYEVLGMNDAIKDYILQGYSTAELKAEAIRLGMNTLRRAGILKMFEGVTTPEEVVRNSAPDR from the coding sequence ATGTCCAAAGAACGTATCGGAGAGCTGCTCGTCCGCGAGAACCTCGTCTCGCCATCCCAACTCAAGCAGGCCCAGGATCGCTCGCGACGCGATGGCAGCCGCCTGGGCTACGAGCTCACTCGCCTGGGCTTTGTCGAAGAAGGCGAACTCACCTCCTTTCTGAGCCGACACTTCGGGGTGCCCTCGGTCAGCCTGGCCGAGATTGAGGTCCCTGCCCCCATCATTGAGCTCATCCGCAAAGAAGTCGCGGTGCGCCACCAATGCCTGCCGATCAACCGCAGCGGCGCCACCCTGGTGGTCGCCATGGCCGACCCGTCGAACATCTACGCCATCGACGACCTGAAGTTCATGACCGGCTACAACATCGAGGTGGTCGTCGCCAGTGAGTCCGCCATTGAGCAGGCCATCTACCGCTACTACGGCGGCGATGACAGCGCCGGCGTCGACTACGACGCCATCCTCGGCGAACTCGATCTCGACGATGTGGACTACGTCGACGAAGAGGACGCCGCCGACATCAACGATCTGGCCCGCGCCAGTGAAGACGCCCCGGTCATCCGCCTGGTCAACCACATCCTGGTCGATGCCATCAAACGCGGCGCCAGCGACATTCACATCGAGCCCTACGAAAAGGAGTTCCGGGTACGCTTCCGCGTCGATGGCGTGCTCCAGGAAGTGATGCGGCCGCCGCTCAAACTCAAAAACGCCATCACCTCCCGTCTCAAGATCATGAGCAACCTGGATATCGCCGAGCGGCGCCTGCCCCAGGATGGTCGCATCAAGCTGAAGATGGGACGTAACAAAGAGATGGACTTCCGCGTCAGCGTCCTCCCCACGCTCTTTGGCGAGAAGGTCGTCCTGCGTCTGCTCGATCAGTCCAACCTCCAGCTCGACATGACCAAGCTGGGCTTTGACCCCGGCGCCCTCAAAACCTTCCTCGACGCCATTCACCGCCCCTACGGCATGTGCCTGGTCACCGGCCCCACCGGTTCGGGGAAGACCACCACGCTGTACTCCGCGCTCAGCGACCTGAACAAAACCAGCGAAAACATCTCCACGGCCGAAGATCCGGTGGAGTTCAACCTGGCCGGCATCAACCAGTGCCAGATGCACGAATCGATCGGCCTGAACTTCGCCGCCGCCCTGCGCTCCTTTTTGCGTCAGGACCCCGACATCATCATGGTCGGCGAGATCCGCGACTTTGAAACGGCCGAAATCGCCATCAAAGCCGCGCTTACCGGTCACATGGTGCTGAGCACGCTGCACACCAACGACGCTCCCAGCACCATCAGCCGCCTGCTCAACATGGGCATTGAGCCCTTCCTGGTCACCGCCTCACTCAACGTGGTCGTTGCTCAGCGCCTGGCACGACGCATCTGCCCCGACTGCAAAGAGGTCTACAACGTCCCGCGGGAGACTCTCATTGAGATGGAGGTCCCCGAAGAGTGGCTGGATCGACCGGTCTACCACGGCAAGGGCTGCTCCGCGTGTGGCGACACCGGGTATCGCGGCCGCGTCGCGCTCTACGAGGTCCTGGGGATGAACGACGCCATCAAGGACTACATCCTCCAGGGCTACTCCACCGCCGAACTCAAAGCCGAAGCCATTCGCCTGGGGATGAACACCCTGCGCCGAGCCGGCATCCTCAAAATGTTCGAAGGCGTGACCACCCCCGAAGAGGTCGTGCGCAACAGCGCCCCGGACCGCTGA
- a CDS encoding ABC transporter ATP-binding protein yields MTSKGALEAVVELKGLTKRYGELKAVDDVSLAIEPGEIFALLGPNGAGKTTMIGCVTGMITGFEGRAAVAGLDVVENYRVTRRMVGLVPQELNWDAFFTVRQVLEFQAGYFGVKPTRGEIDALLDQFSLLEKADANTRWLSGGMKRRLMICKALMHDPVVLFLDEPTAGVDVELRDELWGYVEALRERGTTIVLTTHYLEEAEKLADRVGIINQGRLLRVDDREALLEAFGRRHVSVTLSEIPSPQVLEALGPHQVEVEGRTLTLSYGQTEGDEGGEVDFFLRAIVGAGARVESVEGGRSSLETIFREVLHGDLAQKEAMR; encoded by the coding sequence GTGACCAGCAAGGGTGCTTTGGAGGCGGTGGTTGAGCTCAAAGGGCTGACCAAGCGTTATGGTGAGTTAAAGGCGGTGGATGATGTGAGTCTGGCCATTGAGCCTGGCGAGATTTTTGCGTTGCTGGGGCCCAACGGGGCGGGCAAAACCACGATGATCGGGTGCGTGACCGGGATGATCACCGGATTTGAAGGCCGAGCGGCGGTGGCCGGGCTGGATGTGGTGGAGAATTACCGGGTCACCCGACGCATGGTGGGGCTGGTGCCCCAGGAGTTGAATTGGGACGCGTTTTTTACGGTGCGGCAGGTCTTGGAGTTTCAGGCTGGCTACTTCGGGGTCAAGCCCACCCGTGGTGAGATCGACGCGCTTCTGGACCAGTTCTCGTTGCTGGAGAAGGCCGATGCGAACACCCGTTGGCTTTCGGGAGGGATGAAGCGCCGGCTGATGATCTGCAAGGCGCTGATGCATGACCCGGTGGTCCTCTTCCTGGACGAGCCCACCGCCGGGGTGGATGTGGAGCTGCGCGATGAGCTCTGGGGGTATGTGGAGGCGTTGCGCGAGCGGGGGACCACGATCGTGCTGACCACGCACTACCTGGAGGAGGCCGAGAAGTTGGCCGACCGGGTGGGGATCATCAATCAGGGGAGGTTGTTAAGGGTAGATGATCGGGAGGCCTTGCTGGAGGCCTTCGGCCGCCGCCACGTCTCGGTGACCCTCTCGGAGATTCCCTCGCCCCAGGTGCTTGAGGCGCTGGGCCCGCATCAGGTGGAGGTAGAGGGGCGCACGCTCACCCTGAGTTACGGGCAGACCGAGGGTGACGAGGGGGGAGAGGTGGACTTCTTTCTGCGCGCGATCGTGGGGGCCGGCGCCCGGGTTGAGTCGGTGGAAGGAGGACGTAGTTCGCTGGAGACGATCTTCAGGGAGGTGCTCCACGGCGACCTCGCACAGAAGGAGGCGATGCGATGA
- a CDS encoding ABC transporter permease: protein MRTSEETRAKAREAALAKIARSREVAREKQYLGVWTLFYKEILRFWTIAGQTVISPVITTMLYFLVFGYSLGDRLQEIQGVPYMDFLVPGLVMLALITNAYINSAFSLFITKVHGTIVDLLVTPLTYVQFLSAYVAAAVVRAMLIGTIIWLVAWLMGASPFYSVPIALAFMMLTSTAFAFGGVVVAILAEDFDHINLFPSFLITPLTFLGGVFYSIGMLPDFWRSVSLFNPVLYMVNGVRYGMVGVSDVPLWQGALLLVGLNVLFGALALWLLKTGKKLRD from the coding sequence ATGAGGACGTCGGAGGAGACACGCGCGAAAGCCCGAGAAGCCGCACTGGCCAAGATCGCGCGCTCCCGGGAGGTTGCCCGGGAGAAGCAGTACCTGGGGGTGTGGACGCTCTTTTATAAGGAGATTCTGCGCTTCTGGACGATCGCCGGGCAGACCGTGATCAGCCCGGTGATCACCACGATGCTCTACTTTCTGGTCTTCGGGTATTCGCTGGGCGATCGCCTGCAGGAGATTCAGGGGGTGCCTTATATGGACTTTCTGGTGCCGGGGCTGGTGATGTTGGCGCTGATTACCAACGCATATATCAACTCGGCGTTCAGTCTGTTTATCACCAAGGTGCACGGCACGATTGTCGATCTCCTGGTCACGCCGCTGACCTACGTGCAGTTTTTGAGTGCGTATGTGGCCGCGGCGGTGGTGCGGGCGATGCTCATCGGCACGATCATCTGGCTGGTCGCCTGGTTGATGGGGGCCTCTCCTTTTTACTCGGTGCCGATTGCGTTGGCCTTTATGATGTTGACCTCAACGGCCTTTGCGTTTGGCGGCGTCGTGGTGGCGATCCTGGCCGAGGATTTTGACCATATTAACCTCTTTCCGAGCTTCTTGATCACGCCGCTGACCTTTTTAGGCGGGGTGTTTTACTCGATCGGGATGTTGCCCGACTTCTGGCGTAGCGTGTCGCTCTTCAACCCGGTGCTCTACATGGTGAACGGGGTACGCTACGGGATGGTAGGCGTCTCGGATGTGCCGCTGTGGCAGGGGGCGCTGTTGCTGGTGGGGTTGAATGTGCTCTTCGGGGCGCTGGCGCTGTGGTTGCTCAAGACCGGCAAAAAGCTGCGCGACTGA
- a CDS encoding pseudouridine synthase produces the protein MAQEMRVQKFLSKAGVCSRRKAEEHMLAGHIKINGKVCKELGTQIDPARDTVEFQGSLVRLPESYVYLLLNKPTNYITSLNDPEGRPVVVDLLPESMPRIWPVGRLDWDSEGLLLMTNDGKLTNLLTHPSHEVPKTYAVKVRGLLNESSPELEMLRKGVEIGPDEVTAPAQVRLIRDNGRNTWLEIVISEGKNRQIRRMLEAIERPVMKLRRISIGPLTIDGIASGTFRSLTQAEVLDLYGEVEAVMPERARLSKRAQKREREAIDRGALPDHRAKKRRNRSK, from the coding sequence ATGGCCCAGGAAATGCGCGTCCAGAAGTTCCTCTCCAAAGCCGGCGTCTGCTCCCGGCGCAAGGCCGAGGAGCACATGCTCGCCGGACACATCAAGATCAACGGAAAAGTCTGCAAAGAACTCGGCACCCAGATCGACCCCGCTCGCGACACCGTCGAGTTCCAGGGCTCGCTCGTCCGCCTGCCCGAGAGCTACGTCTACCTGCTCCTCAACAAACCCACCAACTACATCACCTCGCTCAACGATCCGGAGGGCCGCCCGGTAGTCGTCGACCTGCTCCCCGAGAGCATGCCCCGCATCTGGCCGGTGGGACGCCTGGACTGGGACTCTGAGGGCCTCTTGCTGATGACCAACGACGGCAAGCTCACCAACCTTTTGACCCACCCCTCCCACGAGGTCCCCAAGACCTACGCCGTCAAAGTGCGCGGGCTGCTTAACGAATCCAGCCCCGAGCTCGAGATGCTGCGCAAGGGCGTGGAGATCGGCCCCGACGAGGTCACCGCGCCGGCTCAAGTCCGCCTGATTCGCGACAACGGCCGCAACACCTGGCTGGAGATCGTGATCAGCGAGGGGAAAAACCGCCAGATTCGCCGCATGCTCGAGGCCATCGAACGACCGGTCATGAAGCTGCGCCGCATCTCCATCGGACCGCTCACCATCGATGGCATCGCCTCGGGCACCTTCCGCTCCCTGACCCAGGCCGAAGTCCTCGACCTCTACGGAGAAGTCGAAGCCGTGATGCCCGAGCGCGCCCGACTCTCCAAACGCGCCCAGAAACGAGAGCGCGAAGCCATCGATCGCGGTGCTCTCCCCGATCATCGAGCGAAAAAGCGCCGAAATCGCTCGAAATAA
- the scpB gene encoding SMC-Scp complex subunit ScpB, translating into MNDEQTIRARVEALLLAAEEPLSLDRFRDALPEASAETLHTVLRALELEYAGPARGIHLVRMSGGYQLRTNPDPEIGQAIRKLFETRPVRISRAAMEALAIIAYRQPLTRAEIDEIRGVNSSGVLQTLQEVQLIEVVGRLDDIGKPNLYGTTPRFLDFFGLESIAELPTLEASELHALIEMHAGLDQPEDSPAADEQDQAPSTQASLASASSDDSPGAS; encoded by the coding sequence ATGAACGACGAACAGACCATCCGCGCCCGGGTTGAGGCGCTCTTGCTGGCCGCCGAGGAGCCCCTCTCCCTGGATCGCTTCCGCGACGCCCTGCCCGAGGCCAGCGCCGAAACGCTGCACACGGTCCTGCGCGCTCTGGAACTCGAATACGCCGGCCCGGCCCGCGGCATCCACCTGGTGCGCATGTCCGGCGGCTACCAGCTGCGCACCAACCCCGATCCCGAGATCGGCCAGGCCATTCGCAAGCTCTTTGAAACCCGCCCCGTACGCATCTCCCGCGCCGCGATGGAGGCTCTGGCCATCATCGCCTACCGACAGCCCCTGACCCGCGCCGAAATCGACGAAATCCGCGGCGTCAACTCCTCCGGCGTGCTCCAAACCCTCCAGGAGGTCCAACTCATCGAGGTGGTCGGACGCCTTGATGACATCGGTAAACCCAACCTCTACGGCACCACTCCGCGCTTCTTGGATTTCTTCGGCCTGGAGAGCATCGCCGAACTTCCCACCCTGGAAGCCAGCGAGCTCCACGCCCTCATTGAGATGCACGCCGGGCTCGACCAACCCGAGGACTCGCCAGCGGCCGATGAGCAAGACCAGGCTCCGAGCACACAGGCCAGCCTGGCAAGCGCCTCCTCCGACGACTCCCCGGGCGCGTCCTAA
- a CDS encoding segregation and condensation protein A, producing MTTTREHDSPPTPMKSASQDRHAVDNAQVPAELNLDLPTYQGPMDLLLDLIREHEVDIFDIPIALITAEYLRYLDQLQALDLTVGGEWLEMAATLVYIKSRTLLPPDPEEHDDELGPDPREELVRRLIEYQVFKWAAEQLDDRPQLQRDFFLPAPRAQEERQQVGPPKLREADISDLVAALRRVIEKQREEPHWAYEITREKLTLRGMILDISTILRDEPRIPFESLFGESRITRHRVVTTFLALLEMTKLRMIKLFQQRLGGPDTLIIERAVIDIVEVSQTLEFYDTP from the coding sequence ATGACCACCACCCGCGAGCATGACTCGCCACCTACGCCCATGAAGAGCGCCTCCCAAGACCGCCACGCGGTCGACAACGCCCAGGTCCCCGCCGAGCTCAACCTCGATCTGCCGACCTATCAGGGCCCCATGGATCTTCTGCTCGATCTGATCCGCGAGCACGAAGTCGACATCTTCGACATCCCCATCGCTCTGATCACCGCCGAGTACCTGCGCTACCTCGACCAGCTCCAGGCGCTCGACCTCACCGTCGGCGGCGAATGGCTGGAGATGGCCGCGACCCTGGTCTACATCAAGTCGCGCACCCTCCTGCCTCCCGACCCCGAAGAACACGACGATGAACTCGGCCCCGATCCCCGCGAAGAACTCGTCCGCCGCCTGATCGAATATCAGGTCTTTAAGTGGGCCGCCGAACAGCTCGACGATCGCCCCCAGCTCCAGCGCGACTTCTTCCTGCCGGCGCCCCGCGCCCAGGAAGAACGCCAACAGGTTGGCCCCCCCAAGCTGCGCGAGGCCGACATCAGCGATCTGGTCGCCGCGCTGCGCCGCGTGATCGAAAAGCAACGCGAAGAGCCCCACTGGGCCTACGAAATCACCCGGGAGAAACTCACCCTGCGCGGCATGATCCTGGACATCTCCACAATCCTGCGCGACGAGCCGCGCATCCCCTTCGAGTCGCTCTTCGGCGAGAGTCGCATCACCCGCCACCGAGTCGTCACAACCTTTCTGGCGCTTTTGGAAATGACCAAGTTGCGCATGATCAAGCTCTTCCAACAGCGGCTCGGCGGCCCGGATACCCTCATCATTGAGCGCGCCGTCATCGACATCGTCGAGGTCAGCCAGACCCTGGAGTTCTACGACACGCCATGA
- the xerD gene encoding site-specific tyrosine recombinase XerD, whose amino-acid sequence MKLDEAIDAYLFHLKVERHLAENTLLAYSNDLSQFSDFLTDAHSDTPRPSPAIEAISDADISAFLAHQLGESVKTRTISRKLSSVRGLFKFLRRSHTIERDPTAHVDAPGYGTRVPTVLSLDEVESLLDAPDRSSPEGLRDWAMLEVLYATGLRVTELVTLLIKEVDLHAGYVRVVGKGSKQRVVPLGEVAIDALAEYEDQARGQLLANAGGPGASPALFVTRRGGAMTRQAFWKNIKRYAERAGIDKPISPHKLRHSFATHLLERGADLRIVQALLGHADINTTQIYTHVARERLKRLYDDHHPRA is encoded by the coding sequence ATGAAGCTCGACGAAGCCATCGACGCCTACCTCTTTCATCTCAAAGTCGAGCGACACCTGGCCGAAAACACCCTCCTGGCCTACAGCAACGACTTGAGCCAGTTCAGCGACTTCCTCACCGACGCCCACAGCGACACCCCCCGCCCCAGCCCGGCGATTGAGGCCATCTCCGACGCCGATATCAGCGCCTTTCTCGCCCACCAACTCGGCGAGTCGGTCAAAACACGCACGATTTCCCGCAAACTCTCCAGCGTGCGCGGGCTCTTTAAGTTTTTACGCCGCAGCCACACCATCGAGCGCGATCCCACCGCCCACGTCGACGCCCCCGGCTACGGCACCCGCGTGCCCACCGTGCTCTCCCTCGACGAAGTTGAATCGCTGCTGGACGCCCCCGACCGCTCCAGCCCCGAGGGGCTACGCGACTGGGCCATGCTGGAGGTCCTCTACGCCACCGGCCTGCGCGTCACCGAGCTGGTGACCCTGCTCATCAAAGAGGTCGATCTCCACGCCGGATACGTGCGCGTGGTCGGCAAAGGATCCAAACAGCGAGTCGTCCCCCTGGGTGAGGTTGCAATCGACGCGCTCGCTGAGTATGAGGACCAGGCACGCGGCCAACTCCTGGCCAACGCCGGCGGTCCCGGCGCCTCACCGGCGCTCTTTGTCACCCGCCGCGGTGGTGCGATGACCCGCCAGGCTTTCTGGAAAAACATCAAACGCTACGCCGAACGCGCCGGCATCGATAAACCCATCAGTCCCCATAAGCTGCGCCACAGCTTCGCCACGCACCTTTTAGAGCGCGGTGCCGACCTGCGCATCGTCCAGGCACTGCTGGGCCACGCCGACATCAACACCACCCAGATCTACACCCACGTGGCCCGAGAGCGCCTCAAGCGCCTCTACGATGACCACCACCCGCGAGCATGA